The Acropora muricata isolate sample 2 chromosome 5, ASM3666990v1, whole genome shotgun sequence genome includes a window with the following:
- the LOC136916305 gene encoding ER membrane protein complex subunit 3-like: MAELVLDPAIRLWVILPIVMITFLVGIIRHYLSMLLQSKKELDLLQVSDSQALMRSRNLRENAKYIPNESFEMRRHFFNDEGEGFFKTQDRKGPVKNPISDPTMMVDMAKGNITNVLPMILIGGWINWHYSGFITTKVPFPLTLRFKAMLQRGIDLTTLDASWVSSVSWYFINVFGLRSMYSLVLGQDNAADQTRVMQEQMQMQMQMPQDPSKAFKAEWEALEIVTHEWSLENVEYEMMDDYSPADINNIDKDKYV; encoded by the exons ATGGCGGAGTTGGTTCTTGATCCAGCCATACGACTGTGGGTTATTTTACCCATTGTTATGATTACATTTCTCGTTGGAATTATTAGGCATTATCTTTCCATGCTTCTGCAGTCTAAGAAGGAGTTAGATTTGTTGCAGGTCTCAGATAG TCAAGCCTTAATGAGAAGCCGGAATCTACGAGAAAATGCTAAGTACATTCCAAATGag TCTTTTGAAATGCGGAGGCATTTCTTCAATGATGAAGGAGAAGGTTTCTTCAAGACACAAGATAGAAAAGGACCTGTAAAGAACCCTATATCAG ACCCAACAATGATGGTTGACATGGCAAAAGGGAACATCACCAACGTATTGCCAATGATCCTGATTGGTGGTTGGATAAACTGGCATTACTCAGGCTTTATTACAA CGAAAGTTCCTTTTCCATTGACATTGCGGTTCAAGGCTATGTTACAGCGTGGAATTGACCTAACTACCTTAGATGCCTCATG GGTCAGTTCAGTATCTTGGTATTTCATCAATGTCTTTGGTCTCCGAAGCATGTATTCTCTTGTGTTGGGCCAAGACAATG CGGCGGATCAAACGCGAGTCATGCAGGAACAGATGCAAATGCAGATGCAGATGCCGCAAGATCCCAGCAAAGCATTCAAG GCAGAGTGGGAAGCACTGGAGATTGTGACACACGAGTGGTCTTTGGAAAATGTTGAATATGAGATGATGGACGATTATTCACCAGCAGATATTAATAACATCGATAAGGATAAATATGtgtaa
- the LOC136916292 gene encoding uncharacterized protein isoform X1 codes for MMSAGQPQPLNGYDKLYLLMSKWKLLRLFNPLCYAANVTSIEDLERQLNTNFGDLTRLVPSVINELETVKKMIKDSKVMNCDDLPRLLHCERNNYREQLEAAGVKMIPKEHVSLQSKIAVARPYSGDVYKAFWSQSPNNEIEVVVRFDFVPVQRELFIREAKIMTDLHHEYIMKFYGAIVLGPYAYSVGLVVEMFNKGNLEEFPVQSLFHAWLYASQLSSALEYLETRDLVHSSVIEPFVFIASIDKICLGGFMCCCYKEELDKARESGYRDNMLLLNMVGPQGSQLSQSLSSKAVVAMFAKLVIGMFRYLDSHHLKDFWDIIEVDNEWPLFCPAGIISVLEKCVSSAVDDRPTFQEIVEILAKEKPVKLCFTTSKLSRSMLELSFNKGEKVWVISKDSSRYHGMWFGQKEDGITGCFESEKAVEIVDDDQVPVEVRARGPEAELAYRNALLEGKVNVCRARLLIIGQDRAGKTSLKKSLIGLPFDPNEPSTDVLEVNPLKFELSVEQVVEWKAVGDNNGEPQSPEDRCVARLVAENMTKKKGEEYQRKPEEERAEREKREAPQTKELVEGSQPLFDELPQSSTNQASLRSPFKDSIDGLKEVPQTKRRRMPIPKELTPLVTDCLRRSNVSKNGNPATETVLDIWDFAGQHLYYVTHPVFFSSRAVYLLVHNMTKDLNALAEPSFKHGEEVVKLENLSNETNLDMLLSWLVSVHSIRHPEVNRSFVEAFKKKVRCLPPPVLVVGTHADKVSPVEMNETNAKIKESLKGKTYQGHVLQLYNVDNSKSSDSTDIKAIQAEVQKILSSGLNARTDLPVKWFNFEKEVKTLSATKFHLTLDEIRVLAREKCFIEDEEQLDAMLNYYHDLGVIVRFKDTVIIDTQGLINIFKKLMTICPFHEQDAIDRHLWEELQSTGVLDMQLISRVFESDDERFKGKTLKQDVLDMMEKYGFLAKFQEHSDYLRSDSSDESENRQLKYFVPAQLCSSPESLWSLIPQDTDPCPLIFKFRGGFVPHGLFAQLISRLIGRSPEFECMKTPNLYCNGVHFFLGKRSEFDLVLLCSKRSIRLTLRSHCTASADARQVTENSIAIKVRTLIDKELENLCRQWHWLGNVHYEACVTCLSCQQANVEHQRRESSSCSDLDHQHLLPISSTEPNTLMTCPKQIGDGSRFVLKGLHKWYHCATSEQVPAKRERPLAKASDVNVLLLADDISRQKWKVIGRLLKLKDSKLDEIEANKPGDVYEQCYIMLTTWQKKQDSNATCHLLKDALGSQLIMQTDLVDKYCYADY; via the exons ATGATGTCTGCTGGCCAG CCTCAACCTCTGAATGGATATGATAAGTTATACTTACTGATGTCAAAATGGAAACTGCTAAGACTGTTTAATCCATTGTGCTATGCTGCCAATGTAACAAGCATTGAAGATCTAGAGAGGCAGCTGAATACGAATTTTGGGGATTTGACAAGATTAGTACCGTCCGTTATCAATGAGTTGGAGACAGTAAAAAAGATGATCAAAGATTCCAAGGTGATGAATTGTGATGACTTGCCTCGCCTCCTG CATTGTGAAAGAAATAACTACAGAGAACAGTTGGAGGCTGCAGGAGTCAAGATGATCCCAAAGGAGCATGTTTCATTGCAATCCAAAATCGCTGTTGCTCGTCCTTATTCGGGTGACGTGTACAAAGCATTTTGGTCTCAATCACCTAACAATGAG ATTGAGGTTGTGGTTCGGTTTGACTTTGTCCCAGTTCAACGGGAGCTGTTCATTAGAGAAGCCAAAATAATGACAGATCTTCACCATGAGTACATTATGAAGTTTTATGGAGCCATTGTACTTGGTCCATATGCATATTCAGTTGGATTG GTGGTTGAGATGTTTAACAAGGGAAACTTAGAAGAGTTCCCTGTTCAGTCATTGTTCCATGCTTGGCTTTATGCATCACAACTTTCGTCTGCTCTGGAATACCTTGAAACAAGGGACCTAGTGCATTCATCTGTTATAgaaccttttgttttcattgcatcAATAGATAAG aTCTGTCTTGGTGGCTTTATGTGCTGTTGCTATAAGGAAGAACTTGACAAAGCGAGAGA GTCAGGTTATCGTGACAACATGTTGCTGTTGAATATGGTTGGACCACAAGGGAGTCAGTTGAGTCAAAGCTTATCAAGCAAGGCTGTGGTGGCAATGTTTGCTAAGCTGGTTATTGGCATGTTCAGATACCTTGACTCTCATCACTTAAAAGATTTTTGGGACATTATTGAG gTTGACAATGAGTGGCCTTTGTTTTGTCCTGCTGGTATTATTTCTGTGTTAGAGAAATGTGTGTCTTCAGCTGTGGATGACAGACCAACCTTTCAAGAAATTGTGGAAATCCTTGCAAAG GAAAAACCTGTTAAACTTTGCTTTACGACCAGCAAATTATCACGCAGTATGCTCGAGCTGTCGTTTAATAAGGGAGAGAAAGTCTGGGTAATATCAAAAGATTCATCAAG GTACCATGGCATGTGGTTTGGTCAAAAAGAAGATGGAATAACTGGTTGTTTTGAGAGTGAAAAGGCTGTTGAAATTGTTGATGACGATCAAG TCCCTGTTGAAGTAAGAGCGCGCGGGCCAGAGGCAGAGTTGGCTTACAGAAATGCTCTCTTGGAAGGCAAAGTGAATGTCTGTCGTGCTCGGCTGCTGATAATAGGCCAGGACCGAGCAGGAAAAACCAGCTTGAAGAAGTCTTTGATCGGTCTTCCTTTCGATCCAAACGAACCCAGCACTGACGTGTTGGAAGTGAACCCGTTAAAATTTGAATTGAGTGTGGAACAAGTGGTAGAGTGGAAAGCTGTCGGTGATAACAATGGAGAACCCCAAAGTCCAGAGGATCGTTGCGTAGCCAGACTGGTGGCAGAAAACATGACGAAAAAGAAAGGCGAGGAATATCAGAGAAAACCGGAAGAAGAGAGAGCTGAACGCGAGAAACGAGAAGCCCCGCAAACTAAAGAG cttgttgAGGGATCTCAACCTCTCTTTGACGAGTTGCCCCAGTCTTCGACAAATCAGGCATCCCTGCGTTCTCCTTTTAAGGATTCCATTGACGGTCTGAAGGAAGTACCCCAAACAAAGAGACGCAGGATGCCGATACCAAAGGAGCTCACTCCTCTTGTTACAGACTGTTTACGGAGGTCAAATGTCTCAAAGAATGGCAATCCTGCTACTGAAACAGTTCTTGACATTTGGGACTTCGCAGGGCAACACCTCTATTACGTCACACACCCAGTATTCTTTTCGTCCCGAGCTGTTTATCTTTTGGTTCATAACATGACTAAAGACTTGAATGCCCTAGCTGAGCCATCTTTCAAGCATGGAGAGGAGGTAGTAAAACTGGAAAACCTCAGTAATGAGACCAACCTCGATATGCTGCTGTCCTGGTTGGTGTCTGTTCACAGCATCCGCCACCCTGAGGTGAATCGATCGTTTGTGGAGGCTTTCAAAAAGAAGGTTCGTTGTCTTCCTCCCCCGGTTCTTGTGGTGGGCACTCATGCGGACAAGGTTTCACCTGTTGAAATGAACGAAACGAACGCTAAAATTAAAGAAAGCTTGAAAGGAAAAACGTACCAAGGACACGTGTTGCAACTTTACAATGTGGACAACAGTAAGTCGTCTGACTCGACAGACATAAAAGCCATACAGGCCGAAGTACAGAAAATCCTATCGTCTGGGTTGAACGCACGCACTGATCTCCCGGTGAAGTGGTTCAACTTTGAGAAGGAGGTGAAGACTTTATCTGCTACAAAGTTTCATTTGACCTTGGATGAAATCCGCGTTTTAGCGCGGGAGAAGTGCTTCATTGAAGATGAGGAGCAGTTGGACGCCATGTTAAATTATTATCATGACCTCGGTGTCATTGTACGATTCAAAGACACTGTGATTATTGACACCCAGGGGCTGATCAATATATTCAAGAAGCTCATGACGATCTGCCCCTTTCATGAAcag GACGCCATTGATCGACATCTTTGGGAAGAGCTGCAAAGCACTGGCGTTTTGGACATGCAGTTAATTAGCAGAGTGTTTGAAAGCGATGATGAAAGGTTCAAGGGAAAGACATTGAAACAAGACGTCCTCGACATGATGGAGAAGTACGGCTTTCTGGCAAAATTTCAGGAACACTCCGATTATCTTAGATCAGATTCCAGTGACGAAAGTGAAAACCGTCAGCTCAAGTACTTTGTTCCCGCTCAACTTTGTTCGTCACCGGAAAGCCTGTGGTCTTTAATACCACAGGATACCGATCCATGTCCTCTGATATTCAAATTCCGCGGTGGATTTGTTCCCCATGGCTTGTTTGCCCAGCTTATTTCTCGTCTTATTGGCCGATCGCCAGAGTTCGAGTGCATGAAGACTCCAAACTTATACTGCAATGGTGTCCACTTCTTTCTTGGAAAAAGGAGTGAATTTGATCTAGTCCTTTTATGTAGCAAGAGGAGCATTCGGTTAACGTTGAGGTCGCACTGCACTGCTTCAGCAGATGCTCGTCAAGTCACGGAAAATTCTATTGCCATTAAAGTAAGGACTTTGATCGACAAAGAACTGGAGAACTTGTGCAGACAATGGCACTGGCTTGGTAATGTCCACTATGAGGCGTGTGTCACGTGTTTGTCATGTCAGCAAGCCAATGTGGAGCATCAACGCCGTGAGTCTTCCTCGTGTTCTGATCTGGACCACCAGCATCTCTTACCAATTAGCAGTACTGAGCCCAACACGTTAATGACTTGTCCTAAACAAATTGGCGATGGTTCCAGATTCGTATTGAAAGGTTTGCACAAATGGTATCACTGCGCGACTTCAGAG CAGGTGCCTGCAAAACGTGAGCGCCCTCTTGCAAAAGCAAGTGACGTTAATGTCTTGCTACTAGCAGATGACATCTCAAGGCAAAAATGGAAGGTGATTGGTCGCCTTTTGAAACTGAAAGATTCCAAGCTGGATGAGATTGAAGCGAACAAGCCAGGTGATGTCTACGAACAATGCTACATCATGCTCACCACCTGGCAGAAGAAGCAGGACTCAAATGCGACGTGTCATCTGCTTAAAGACGCATTGGGTAGCCAGCTTATTATGCAAACTGATCTGGTCGATAAATATTGCTATGCAGattattaa
- the LOC136916292 gene encoding uncharacterized protein isoform X2 encodes MMSAGQPQPLNGYDKLYLLMSKWKLLRLFNPLCYAANVTSIEDLERQLNTNFGDLTRLVPSVINELETVKKMIKDSKVMNCDDLPRLLHCERNNYREQLEAAGVKMIPKEHVSLQSKIAVARPYSGDVYKAFWSQSPNNEIEVVVRFDFVPVQRELFIREAKIMTDLHHEYIMKFYGAIVLGPYAYSVGLVVEMFNKGNLEEFPVQSLFHAWLYASQLSSALEYLETRDLVHSSVIEPFVFIASIDKICLGGFMCCCYKEELDKARESGYRDNMLLLNMVGPQGSQLSQSLSSKAVVAMFAKLVIGMFRYLDSHHLKDFWDIIEVDNEWPLFCPAGIISVLEKCVSSAVDDRPTFQEIVEILAKEKPVKLCFTTSKLSRSMLELSFNKGEKVWVISKDSSRYHGMWFGQKEDGITGCFESEKAVEIVDDDQVPVEVRARGPEAELAYRNALLEGKVNVCRARLLIIGQDRAGKTSLKKSLIGLPFDPNEPSTDVLEVNPLKFELSVEQVVEWKAVGDNNGEPQSPEDRCVARLVAENMTKKKGEEYQRKPEEERAEREKREAPQTKELVEGSQPLFDELPQSSTNQASLRSPFKDSIDGLKEVPQTKRRRMPIPKELTPLVTDCLRRSNVSKNGNPATETVLDIWDFAGQHLYYVTHPVFFSSRAVYLLVHNMTKDLNALAEPSFKHGEEVVKLENLSNETNLDMLLSWLVSVHSIRHPEVNRSFVEAFKKKVRCLPPPVLVVGTHADKVSPVEMNETNAKIKESLKGKTYQGHVLQLYNVDNSKSSDSTDIKAIQAEVQKILSSGLNARTDLPVKWFNFEKEVKTLSATKFHLTLDEIRVLAREKCFIEDEEQLDAMLNYYHDLGVIVRFKDTVIIDTQGLINIFKKLMTICPFHEQDAIDRHLWEELQSTGVLDMQLISRVFESDDERFKGKTLKQDVLDMMEKYGFLAKFQEHSDYLRSDSSDESENRQLKYFVPAQLCSSPESLWSLIPQDTDPCPLIFKFRGGFVPHGLFAQLISRLIGRSPEFECMKTPNLYCNGVHFFLGKRSEFDLVLLCSKRSIRLTLRSHCTASADARQVTENSIAIKVRTLIDKELENLCRQWHWLGNVHYEACVTCLSCQQANVEHQRRESSSCSDLDHQHLLPISSTEPNTLMTCPKQIGDGSRFVLKGLHKWYHCATSEVPAKRERPLAKASDVNVLLLADDISRQKWKVIGRLLKLKDSKLDEIEANKPGDVYEQCYIMLTTWQKKQDSNATCHLLKDALGSQLIMQTDLVDKYCYADY; translated from the exons ATGATGTCTGCTGGCCAG CCTCAACCTCTGAATGGATATGATAAGTTATACTTACTGATGTCAAAATGGAAACTGCTAAGACTGTTTAATCCATTGTGCTATGCTGCCAATGTAACAAGCATTGAAGATCTAGAGAGGCAGCTGAATACGAATTTTGGGGATTTGACAAGATTAGTACCGTCCGTTATCAATGAGTTGGAGACAGTAAAAAAGATGATCAAAGATTCCAAGGTGATGAATTGTGATGACTTGCCTCGCCTCCTG CATTGTGAAAGAAATAACTACAGAGAACAGTTGGAGGCTGCAGGAGTCAAGATGATCCCAAAGGAGCATGTTTCATTGCAATCCAAAATCGCTGTTGCTCGTCCTTATTCGGGTGACGTGTACAAAGCATTTTGGTCTCAATCACCTAACAATGAG ATTGAGGTTGTGGTTCGGTTTGACTTTGTCCCAGTTCAACGGGAGCTGTTCATTAGAGAAGCCAAAATAATGACAGATCTTCACCATGAGTACATTATGAAGTTTTATGGAGCCATTGTACTTGGTCCATATGCATATTCAGTTGGATTG GTGGTTGAGATGTTTAACAAGGGAAACTTAGAAGAGTTCCCTGTTCAGTCATTGTTCCATGCTTGGCTTTATGCATCACAACTTTCGTCTGCTCTGGAATACCTTGAAACAAGGGACCTAGTGCATTCATCTGTTATAgaaccttttgttttcattgcatcAATAGATAAG aTCTGTCTTGGTGGCTTTATGTGCTGTTGCTATAAGGAAGAACTTGACAAAGCGAGAGA GTCAGGTTATCGTGACAACATGTTGCTGTTGAATATGGTTGGACCACAAGGGAGTCAGTTGAGTCAAAGCTTATCAAGCAAGGCTGTGGTGGCAATGTTTGCTAAGCTGGTTATTGGCATGTTCAGATACCTTGACTCTCATCACTTAAAAGATTTTTGGGACATTATTGAG gTTGACAATGAGTGGCCTTTGTTTTGTCCTGCTGGTATTATTTCTGTGTTAGAGAAATGTGTGTCTTCAGCTGTGGATGACAGACCAACCTTTCAAGAAATTGTGGAAATCCTTGCAAAG GAAAAACCTGTTAAACTTTGCTTTACGACCAGCAAATTATCACGCAGTATGCTCGAGCTGTCGTTTAATAAGGGAGAGAAAGTCTGGGTAATATCAAAAGATTCATCAAG GTACCATGGCATGTGGTTTGGTCAAAAAGAAGATGGAATAACTGGTTGTTTTGAGAGTGAAAAGGCTGTTGAAATTGTTGATGACGATCAAG TCCCTGTTGAAGTAAGAGCGCGCGGGCCAGAGGCAGAGTTGGCTTACAGAAATGCTCTCTTGGAAGGCAAAGTGAATGTCTGTCGTGCTCGGCTGCTGATAATAGGCCAGGACCGAGCAGGAAAAACCAGCTTGAAGAAGTCTTTGATCGGTCTTCCTTTCGATCCAAACGAACCCAGCACTGACGTGTTGGAAGTGAACCCGTTAAAATTTGAATTGAGTGTGGAACAAGTGGTAGAGTGGAAAGCTGTCGGTGATAACAATGGAGAACCCCAAAGTCCAGAGGATCGTTGCGTAGCCAGACTGGTGGCAGAAAACATGACGAAAAAGAAAGGCGAGGAATATCAGAGAAAACCGGAAGAAGAGAGAGCTGAACGCGAGAAACGAGAAGCCCCGCAAACTAAAGAG cttgttgAGGGATCTCAACCTCTCTTTGACGAGTTGCCCCAGTCTTCGACAAATCAGGCATCCCTGCGTTCTCCTTTTAAGGATTCCATTGACGGTCTGAAGGAAGTACCCCAAACAAAGAGACGCAGGATGCCGATACCAAAGGAGCTCACTCCTCTTGTTACAGACTGTTTACGGAGGTCAAATGTCTCAAAGAATGGCAATCCTGCTACTGAAACAGTTCTTGACATTTGGGACTTCGCAGGGCAACACCTCTATTACGTCACACACCCAGTATTCTTTTCGTCCCGAGCTGTTTATCTTTTGGTTCATAACATGACTAAAGACTTGAATGCCCTAGCTGAGCCATCTTTCAAGCATGGAGAGGAGGTAGTAAAACTGGAAAACCTCAGTAATGAGACCAACCTCGATATGCTGCTGTCCTGGTTGGTGTCTGTTCACAGCATCCGCCACCCTGAGGTGAATCGATCGTTTGTGGAGGCTTTCAAAAAGAAGGTTCGTTGTCTTCCTCCCCCGGTTCTTGTGGTGGGCACTCATGCGGACAAGGTTTCACCTGTTGAAATGAACGAAACGAACGCTAAAATTAAAGAAAGCTTGAAAGGAAAAACGTACCAAGGACACGTGTTGCAACTTTACAATGTGGACAACAGTAAGTCGTCTGACTCGACAGACATAAAAGCCATACAGGCCGAAGTACAGAAAATCCTATCGTCTGGGTTGAACGCACGCACTGATCTCCCGGTGAAGTGGTTCAACTTTGAGAAGGAGGTGAAGACTTTATCTGCTACAAAGTTTCATTTGACCTTGGATGAAATCCGCGTTTTAGCGCGGGAGAAGTGCTTCATTGAAGATGAGGAGCAGTTGGACGCCATGTTAAATTATTATCATGACCTCGGTGTCATTGTACGATTCAAAGACACTGTGATTATTGACACCCAGGGGCTGATCAATATATTCAAGAAGCTCATGACGATCTGCCCCTTTCATGAAcag GACGCCATTGATCGACATCTTTGGGAAGAGCTGCAAAGCACTGGCGTTTTGGACATGCAGTTAATTAGCAGAGTGTTTGAAAGCGATGATGAAAGGTTCAAGGGAAAGACATTGAAACAAGACGTCCTCGACATGATGGAGAAGTACGGCTTTCTGGCAAAATTTCAGGAACACTCCGATTATCTTAGATCAGATTCCAGTGACGAAAGTGAAAACCGTCAGCTCAAGTACTTTGTTCCCGCTCAACTTTGTTCGTCACCGGAAAGCCTGTGGTCTTTAATACCACAGGATACCGATCCATGTCCTCTGATATTCAAATTCCGCGGTGGATTTGTTCCCCATGGCTTGTTTGCCCAGCTTATTTCTCGTCTTATTGGCCGATCGCCAGAGTTCGAGTGCATGAAGACTCCAAACTTATACTGCAATGGTGTCCACTTCTTTCTTGGAAAAAGGAGTGAATTTGATCTAGTCCTTTTATGTAGCAAGAGGAGCATTCGGTTAACGTTGAGGTCGCACTGCACTGCTTCAGCAGATGCTCGTCAAGTCACGGAAAATTCTATTGCCATTAAAGTAAGGACTTTGATCGACAAAGAACTGGAGAACTTGTGCAGACAATGGCACTGGCTTGGTAATGTCCACTATGAGGCGTGTGTCACGTGTTTGTCATGTCAGCAAGCCAATGTGGAGCATCAACGCCGTGAGTCTTCCTCGTGTTCTGATCTGGACCACCAGCATCTCTTACCAATTAGCAGTACTGAGCCCAACACGTTAATGACTTGTCCTAAACAAATTGGCGATGGTTCCAGATTCGTATTGAAAGGTTTGCACAAATGGTATCACTGCGCGACTTCAGAG GTGCCTGCAAAACGTGAGCGCCCTCTTGCAAAAGCAAGTGACGTTAATGTCTTGCTACTAGCAGATGACATCTCAAGGCAAAAATGGAAGGTGATTGGTCGCCTTTTGAAACTGAAAGATTCCAAGCTGGATGAGATTGAAGCGAACAAGCCAGGTGATGTCTACGAACAATGCTACATCATGCTCACCACCTGGCAGAAGAAGCAGGACTCAAATGCGACGTGTCATCTGCTTAAAGACGCATTGGGTAGCCAGCTTATTATGCAAACTGATCTGGTCGATAAATATTGCTATGCAGattattaa
- the LOC136916304 gene encoding uncharacterized protein has translation MAKAASSEKKLHFVENFGLSGAAAIISKTAAAPIERVKLLVQNQDEMLKSGRLETPYKGVVDCTMRTYRAEGFVAFWRGNLANCIRYFPTQALNFAFKDQIKALFKPKKTDTYSLKFSKNIASGGAAGAMSLLFVYSLDYCRTRLANDAKAGAKGGDRQFNGIVDVYRKTLKSDGIQGLYRGFVISCVGIVVYRGFYFGLYDTLKPLLLGEDAGLVVSFILGYGVTVSAGLLSYPIDTIRRRMMMTSGEAVKYKGSIDCTVQIVKNEGFMSLMKGAGANILRGMAGAGVLAGFDKFKELYISLRFADE, from the exons ATGGCAAAGGCAGCAAGCAGTGAGAAAAAGCTACATTTTGTAGAAAATTTTGGACTTAGTGGTGCTGCTGCCATCATCTCCAAAACTGCTGCTGCACCAATTGAACGAGTAAAGCTTCTTGTGCAGAATCAAGATGAGATGTTGAAGAGTGGACGTCTTGAAACTCCTTACAAGGGTGTTGTTGACTGTACAATGAGGACATACAGGGCAGAGGGCTTTGTGGCATTTTGGAGAG GTAACCTTGCGAACTGCATTCGTTATTTCCCCACACAAGCCTTGAACTTTGCTTTCAAGGACCAGATCAAGGCCCTTTTCAAGCCAAAGAAAACCGATACCTACTCTCTGAAGTTCAGCAAGAACATTGCATCCGGTGGGGCTGCTGGAGCTATGTCTCTGCTGTTTGTATATTCATTGGATTACTGTCGAACCAGGTTGGCCAATGATGCGAAGGCAGGGGCCAAAGGTGGTGACAGGCAGTTCAATGGTATCGTAGATGTTTACCGCAAGACTCTCAAGTCTGATGGTATCCAAGGTCTCTACCGAGGGTTTGTCATCTCTTGTGTCGGCATTGTTGTCTACCGAGGCTTCTACTTTGGCCTTTACGACACCCTTAAGCCACTTCTGTTAGGTGAGGATGCTGGTCTGGTTGTGTCATTTATCCTGGGATATGGTGTTACCGTCTCTGCTGGGTTACTTTCCTATCCTATTGATACCATCCGACGTCGCATGATGATGACATCCGGAGAGGCTGTCAAGTACAAAGGCTCCATTGATTGCACCGTCCAAATTGTCAAGAATGAAGGCTTTATGTCTTTGATGAAGGGTGCAGGAGCTAACATTCTCCGTGGAATGGCTGGTGCTGGTGTGCTGGCTGGATTTGACAAGTTCAAGGAGCTATATATCAGTCTGCGATTTGCAGATGAATAG